The Planctomycetota bacterium genome includes the window TCCTCCTCTTCGCGCAGCAGGCCGGCAAACGCATGCGACTGCGCTTCGGTCATCTCCGCGGCGAAGAACGACTCGAAAAGCTCCGCGGTTTGGGGAAGCGGCGATTCGTTCATGCTTCGCCTCCCGGATTTTCGATTTCGATCCGCCGGGCGATGCACTTGAGCAGCGCGATGCGGATTCGGTACATCGTCTGATACAACGACGCGAGCGGACGCTGCATCGACTCGGCGATCGCGCGGACCGTCTCGTCGCCGGCGTAGTGCCGCTCCAGAAGCTCGCGCTGCGTCGGGCTCAGCTCCGCAAGACAACGGCCCAGCGCCTTGCGCCGCGCCTCCGACTGGTCCGCGCTGGCGGCGGCGGCGTCGGCGAGGTTCATGAGCAACGCATCATCAAACACCAGCCGGCTCCGCGCAAACTGCTTCCGCGCGGTCAGCACTTCGAAGTAGGCGACCCGGCAAGCCCACGCCATGAACGGCGTCCCCGCCTCAAACTCCCCCGCCTTGCGCCACAACACCAGATTGACCTGCTGAAGCACATCCTGAGCCGTGTCATAGTCGCCGACGAGCGACATGATGTACCCGTAAAGGGCCGGCTGGGAACTGGTGAGCTGCTGCGCGTAGGCCTCGGAGGGTGTCAGTCGCTCATCCATTGCGGTCTCCACTTCAATACGGCGCAACTGCGACGACCTTCAACAGACGCATCCGAAAAAATTTCGCGCCGCGCGGGCAGCACGCCGTAAAAGATACCGTAAATAAAAAACCCGCCAGTCAAAACCGCGGCGGGCGGAGCGTGACGGGGGTTGGATCAGGCGGGTCAGCGGTTGTCCCATTCGCCGGGGCCGATCGATAAGTGCTGGAGATTGACGACGTTGCCGCTGGGGGCGCGGGCTTTCCAGTCGAACGTCGGCGTGGGGCCAAGACCGGTGGAGAGGATGTGCTGGGCGGAGCCGTCGGCGGCGAAGTAGTTGCCCCCGCCGTCGGGGTGCCATGTGCCGAGGCGATCGACGTTGGCGTGGCCGGGCTCGATGTTGGTGCGGTTGATGTTGACGGCCGGGTCCTCCTCGACGATCAACGGCATGGGCACGCTGTCCCATCGTCCGGTGGCGGGGTCCTGCACGCTGGCGTTGAGCGGGACGGAGCCGCGGGAGGCCCCGGCGAGACTGATGAACGAGGCGTAGTCGAACATGCCGTTGGACCCGACGCCCGACCCAAGCACGCCCGCCCGCAGACCCGGGCAGCGGTACATCTCTTTGGACACGATCAGTCCCTCGCCGCCGAGGTATTTGATGAGCGTGCCTTTCTTCGGAACGGCGGTCCAGATTTCCTTGCCCATCCAAGAATTCTGCCAGTCTTCGTTGTAGTGGGTCCAGTAGACGCTGGGCAGGCGCTGCTTGTGATCATCGGCGAACATGAAGAACGCGATGCCGATGCTGCGCTGCTTCGTGCGGCAGACGACGTCCTCGGCGACGTCGCGCGCCCGTGTGATCGCCGGCAGGAGAATCGCGACGAGCAAAGCAATGATCGCGACGACGACGAGGAGCTCGATCAAGGTGAAGGCGCGCCGCCCGGCGGGCGCGCTACGGACAGCGCATTTAGCGGCGGGGCTTGCCCCGCGTGGCGCGATGCGTCCGCCGCGGGGGGCAGGCCCCGCCGCTAAATGACGCGCGAGATGGACGGGTTTGCAGTTCATTTGCGGCGGCGCATCGTCACGAGACCCATCAGCGCCAGCCCGGCCGGCAGCGCGGCGGGGGCGGGGATCACCATGAGTCCCTGAATCTGCGACTGCGAGAGGGCGATGTCGTAGACGCGGACCTCGTCGATGTAGCCGGCGAAGTTTTCGCCGCCGGGGCCGTTGCCGATGCGGAAGATGTCGGGGGTGACGCCGGGGGCGAGCGTGCCGGCGACGGTGCCGATGTTCACGCCGTTCACGTAGAACGTGGCGTCGAAGCCCGAATCGAAGACGACGCTGACGAAGGACCACACGCCGGCCTGAATGCTCGCGGCGATGTCGTAGTCCTTCTTGCCGAAGGCGGTGAAACGAAGTTTGTCCCCATTGAGCCCCAGGCCCCAGCCGGTGCCGCTCGTCGACGCGGTCGAGGAGAAGATGCGCTGGATGCCGTTGGTGTCATCGGGATTGATCCATGCCGAGACGGTGAAGTTGCTCGTCAGGTTGCCGAAGTCGACGTTGTGGGCGTTGACTTCCTGATTGGTGCCGTTGAAGTGGTAGGACGAGCCGAACTCGGGGCCGACGGAGGCGTTGCCGACGGTGGGCGCGTTGACGGCGTCACCGGTGTGGGTTCCGTTGGCCTGATAGCCGGAGGAGTCGTAGGCCTTGGTGCCGGACTTTTCGTCCAGGGCGTAGTAGGCGACGAGATGGGGGACGGTGGCGAGCGTCTGAATCTCCGAGGCGGACAGCACGCCCGAGTAAGCGCGGACATCGTAAAGCGCGCCGTTGAAAAGTTCGTTGGTGTTCAAGCCGGAGATCTGCCATCCGAACCCGGCGTTGCCCTGCGTGCCGATGCTCGAGTCGGTGTTGCCGGCTCCGGTGAGGGCGACGCCGTTGACGTAATACGTGATCGCGCCGCTGGACGCCTGCGTCACGGCGATGTGCCGCCAGCCGGCGGCGACGAGCGCGGCGGCGCTGGACGTGTTGTCCGCCGCGCCGTAGGTCGTCAGCAGGATTTCCGACCCGCTGATGCCGAAGCCCCACCCGTTGCCCGTGGCGTTGCGCGAGAGGACGCGCTGCTTGCCGGAGACGGCGTCGGGCTTGATCCAGGCGGTCAGCGTCATGTCATTGATGATCGTGCGGAGATTCTCGGCGGAGTTGAGCCCGGTCACGCGGGCCAGTCCGCCGGACTGATCGAAGTCGGTGGCGGCGGAGTACGAATCGGGCGTCTCGGCGGCGTGGAAGGCCGAGCCGGTGTAGGTGCCGTCGTCGTTGAAGCTCGACTGATCGTTGGCGGTGCCGGTGGGCGCGTCGATGAGGAGCCACTGGCCGTTAAGCGTGGCGGCGGAGGCGATCGAGGCGCTGAGCGTGAACATCAATGACGTGGTGAGTTTCGTAAGTCGATTCATCCTGTTTGCTCCTGTCCGAAATTAAGGGTGCGGGTTGCCGATTCGGTAATGTTCATCAATCTGCCGTTGCGAAAGCGGGCGGTCATACACCGCCAGGTGCGCCGCATTTTGTCCGAACGCTTCGGCGCCGTCGCTCATCGCGCCGATCGAAAGCCGCACGCGATCGGTGTAGCGCGGGGCCGTGTTGGCGATCATCCAACCCTGCGGCTCGCCGTCGACGTAGAGCCGCGCCGCGCCGCCTGCCTCGTAAACCAGCGCGACGAAAATCCATCGACCCGTCGGCAGATTCAGGTCGGTGAAGTCCATGTCGCGCACGCCGTACTGCGTGAAGCGAACGGTGTGACGGTCCATGAAACCCAGTCCCCATCCGCCGGCGGCGCTGACCGAGCCGTTCGATCGCCCGTCGATGCTGATGAGCCGCTGCACGAGTTCGTCATGCGGCTGTGCGTTGAGCTTGACCCATGCTTCGATCGAGATCGCGCCCGTGAGTTTCAGCGCCGCCGGATCGCCGCTCAGGCGCTGCCCGTCAGCGAAGTCCGCCGCTTTCTGATCGGGCGTCGGGCCCTTGGACATCGTCAGTTTCGTCATGCCCTCCAGCGCGATCGCCGCGCGGCCCAGCGGTTTTTCATGACCATCAAGCGGCCAGTACGCCAGCGGGTCGTCGCTGAGGATGCGCTGCCGATACAGTTCGCCGGGCGTCATCTGGAAGCGATCGCGCAGATTCATCTCGGCGACGAGACTTGTGAGTTTCCGCCCCCCCGCCGCCGCCGACGCCGCCATCCCCGCCGTCATGTTCAACGGCTCGCCCCGGCCGGCGGCGTCGAACGTCACGCGCCCTTCCAGCACATCCGCCCGCACCGTGCCGTCGCGCGACACGCGCACGACGAACTCGGTGCCCAGATCGGTGATGCGCGTATGGTCGGGCGTTTCGATGTAGAACCCCGCGGCGGGATGGGGCACATGCGCCATCAGTTCGCCATACTCGAGCCGCCCGCTGCCGGGACCGGTCACGATGAACTTCGCCGGCCCGCACAAGGTCACCAGGGCGCCGTCGCGGAAGTAGAGCTGGGCCGTGCCGTATTCGAGCCCGACTTCGCCCATCGTCGCCGCTTCGCCGATCGCCGTTGTTTCATTGATCCTCGACGTCGGCGACCAGAGCGCGCCCTGCGCATCGGTGAGCGTGACGATCTGCTCGATCGCCGGCGCGACGGGCGCGACGGGCGAATCGCTGGTCGCGCGCGGCCAGTACCAGTAACCCGCCATCACCACCAGCACCGCCGCCGCCGCCGCGAGCGCTTCCGCGGCGTACCAGACGCTTCGCCGCGAAGCGCGGCTCAGCGTCGGCGTGAAGGAATCGTCCGCAGCGCACCACGCCGACGATGAGCCCGCTCTGGGGCGAAGCGTCTGGTACGCCTTTCCCTTCCCACGGAAGCACCACTGCATCGACACATGCATGTCCATCGCTTCCAGGTACCGCCGCCGCGCCGTTTCGTCCGTGCGCAACAGCGTCTCGGCCAGCCGGCGCTCGTCCGCGCCGAGCCGGCCTTCGATCAGGCGGTCGATCCAGTCGATGGGCAGCGTCATTCGCCGGCCCCCTCGGCGACGCGCTGACGGATGCACTCGGCCAGCGCGTGGCGAATGCGGCGAAGCGACAGGTACAGCGCATTGCTGGTCTGCCCGAGCCGGGTCGCGATCTCGTTGATGGCTTCGACCCCGCTGTACGCCTGCTCGACAAGCTCGCGCTGGCGCGGGGGAAGCGTATCGATGCAGTGCCGCAGGGCGACGCGCCGGTCGTCGAGCTGCGTGTCGATCTTCCGCCGCTCGTCCGCCAATAGTTCGATCACATCGCTCGAAAACGCCTGCGGACTCCGGTCGCCGCGGCGGATGTAATTAAGCACCTCGTACCGCGCGATCGTGCAGGCCCACTTGACGAAATCCGTCCCCGCCTCGAACTGCTCCCACTTGCGCCAGAGCACCAGCGAGGTCTGCTGAAACACCTCTTCCGCATCCGTCCGGTTCGGCAACAGCGTGCCGATGAAGGCGTACACGCGGTCCTGCCCGCGCACGAACTGCTCCGCGAAATCGCTCTGTGCATGCATGCGACGCTCCGCCTTCTATCAAGCAACGTCGCGCCGGCGGCGAATCTGTCACACCCCCAGCGAAAAATATTTTTCCATCACCTTAACCATCTGTGATTTCACCTCCTCCATCGATGGACACCGCGCCCCCAACTGCTCCGACATCGACGTGACCGGCCGGGTCAGCCCGCAGGGCACGATCAGCTTGAAATGCTCCAGATTCGTCGTCACATTCAATGCCAACCCGTGCAAGGAAACCCACCGCTGAATCCGCACCCCGATCGCGGCGATCTTTGAGGAGTTCGGAGTGGGGAGTGCGGCGTGCGGAGTACAAGGCAAGGGCCGCCCCGCCTTCTCTTCACTCCGCACGCCGCACTCCCCGTTCCGCATTCCCACCCAAACTCCCACCGCCCTGCACGCCGATTCATCCCGCCCCGCCTGAATGTCGAACGCTCCGAGCGTGTCGATGACGATCTGCTCGAGCGTGTGGACATACTGGCGGACGTTGAGGCCGAGGCGCTGAAGCGGCAGGATGGGGTAGGCGACAAGCTGGCCGGGACCGTGGTAGGTGATGTCGCCCCCGCGGTCGGTGGATTCGACCGCGACGCCGAGTCGATGAAGCTCCGCCGGCGCGGCGAGTAAATGATTCATCGCACTGTCGCGCCGGCTGACGGTGATGACCGGCTCGTGCTCGAGCAGCAGCACGGTCGGCTCCGCTTCGCCCGCCAGCACCGCGGCGTGAAGGCGCTGTTGCTCCGCAAACGCATCGCGGTAACCGATGCGCCCCAGATCGACAAATCGCGGCGAGGTGTTGGTCTCCTGAGTCACGGCACTTATGATATCCCTCATGGCTCAGATTCACCCCACCGCCATCGTCGATTACCCCCCCGGCCTCGCCGACAACGTCGTCGTCGGCCCCTTGTGCATCCTCCGCGGCAAAGTCAACATCGGAGCCGGCACACGACTCCTCCACCGCGTCACCATGCAGGGGCCCGTCAACATCGGCGAAAAGAACCTGCTCTACCCCAATGTCTGCATCGGATACGCCCCGCAGGATTTCAAATTCGACTCCGCCAAAGAGGGCTCCGGCGTCGTCATCGGGCACAGCAATGTCTTCCGCGAAGGCGTCACCGTCCACCGCGGGTCCGGCGATGCCGGCGACCCGCCGACCTCGATCGGCGATCGCAATTTCTTCATGGTCAATTCCCACGTCGCGCACGACTGCAACGTCGGATCCGACATCATCATGGTCAACGGGTCGCTCCTGGCCGGGCACGTCACGGTGCAGAATAACGCCATCCTCGGCGGCAACGCGGCCGTGCACCAGTTCGTCCGCATCGGGCGGCTGGCGATGCTCGGCGGCGGCGCGGTGCTGACCAAGGACCTCCCGCCGTTCTGCGTCGCGCGCGAATCGCGCGGCGTCGGGTCGCTCAATCTCGTGGGCCTGCGACGGTCGGGACTGCGCGACAGCATCAAGCCCCTCAAGGAAGGGTTCGACATCCTCTATCGCCATCGCCACACCAACCCCCGCGCCATCGAACTGATCATGGAAAAACTCGGCGACGATCCGCTCTGCCGCGAACTCGCCCAGTTCGTGGCTCAAACCAAACGCGGCATCACCTCCTACCGACCCTCCGACGAAGAGTAGCCCATGCACCTGTGCGTCCTCGGCTCCGGCTCAAGCGGCAACGCCTCCGTCCTCCGCCTCGGCTCGCGCTGCCTGCTCATCGACGCCGGGTTCGGCCCACGCACCATGACCAAGCGCCTCGCCGACCTGGGCCTCTCCCTCGCCGACCTCGACGCCGTGCTGCTCACACACCTGGACACCGATCACTTCCAGCCGACCTGGTTCACCACGCTCCTCAAACTCAACATCCGCGTCTACTGTCACCAGCGTCATCTCGCCGAGCTTTACCAGCACACCGTCGCCACGCCCGGCGGAGCCGACGCTCGCATGCTCCACCGCGCGGGTCTGCTGCATCCCTTCACCGACATCCCCTTCACGCTGACGCTTGCCGACGGCTCGACCGCCCGCGTCACGCCCGTCAATCTCGCCCACGACCGCGAAGGCACGACCGGCTACCGCATCGACGCCCCGACCGGACGCCTCGGTTTCGCCACCGACCTGGGCCGCGTGACCCGACAACTTGTCGAAACCTTCGCGAATGTGGACCTGCTCGCCATCGAGTCCAACTACGATCCGCCCATGCAGCGCGCCAGCGCCCGCCCCGCCATGCTCAAGCGCCGCATCATGGGCGGGTCCGGACACCTGTCCAACGAACAGGCCATGGACGGCATCCGCGAAATCGCCGCCCGCTCCAAGCAGCCCCCCCGCCATATCGTCCTGCTCCATCTCTCCCGACAGTGCAACTGCCCCCAGCGCATCCTCGAACTCTATGGCTTGCAACCGCACCTCGCCGAGCGCATCTGCATCACCAACCAGCACGCGCGCACGCCCTGGCTCTCCGCCGACGAAACCCAACTCCAGCTCGACGGCCAGCAGCTTCACATGTGGTGATCCGCTTTTGAATCTACGAAAACGTGTGTGAAGCCGGTTTTTACGAGCCGCGACCGTGAGGGAGCGGTCAAGGAACCGCATTTGGCGCGGATTCGACCGCTTGCTGACGCGCGCGGCTCGTTAGGAGTATGGCTACACATTGATTGAAACCGCTCCAAACAAGCCGAGGGCTGAGCGCAGCGAAGCCCCGGATATCTTGGTTGACTTGCGTCAGGGGGCGTTCCGCCCCCCGACACCCCCTCGATGCAAAAGACACGAAAACAAGAACCCCGCTCGCCGCGGGGGCATCTCATTCTCCTGCCGCCAAACACGGAGCATGGCACGCGACGCGCGGCGTGCCCGGCCTTTGAGGAGGAGAATGAGAAGCCCCCGCGGCGAGCGGATGCCTTGTTGTCTTTTCGGGGGTGTCGGGGGCTGCAAGCCGCCTGACGCAAGTCATCAAGCCGACGCTGTGTCCAATCCATGCAACTGCGTCTGACACAGAACGCGGTAAATGTCCGATGTTTTGAGCAGCTCCGCGTGCGTGCCGACGGAGGCGATGACGCCGTCGGCCATGACGACGATCTTGTGGGCGTTCACGACAGTGGACAGTCGATGCGCGATGACAAACGTCGTCCGATCCTTGACGAACTCGGCGAGCGCGGCGGTGATCTGCGCTTCGGACTCCGTGTCGATCTGACTCGTCGCCTCGTCGAGAATCAGAATCGGCGGATTGCGGAGAATCGCGCGGGCGATGGCGATGCGCTGGCGCTGTCCGCCGCTGAGCCGCTGTCCGCGCTCGCCGATGGGGGCGTCGTAGCCGTCGGGCATGGCGCAGATGAAGGCGTGGGCATGAGCGCGCTTCGCCGCTTCGATGACGGCTTCACGATCGGCGCTGCGCAGACCGTAGGAAATGTTCTGCGCGATCGTGCCGTCAAAGAGCACCGTGTCCTGCGTAACCATGGCGATCTGCTTGCGCACCGACTTGAGCGTGCACTTGGCGATGTCCGTCCCGTCGATGAGAATCCGCCCCGCGTCCGGATCGTAGAGCCGCGGCAACAGACTCAGCAGCGTGCTCTTGCCCGACCCGTTGGACCCGACGATCGCACAGATGCTCCCGTGCGGAACCTCAAGCGACACGTCCCGCAGCACCTTGCGCGTCGTGCCCGGGTACGCGAACGTCACCTGCTCGAACGCCACCGACTGCTTGTGCGTCGCGAGCCGGGGCAGGTGCATCCGCCCCTGCGGCGGATTTTCCACCGGAAAATGCAGCACTTCCGTAATATTGTCCGCCGCGGCGGCGGCTTCCTGAAGCGTATTGTTGAGCCCGTTGAGCTGCTTGAACGAGTTGGCCGAGCCGGCGAGCATCACGATGACGCCGACGAGCGTGTACGTCGGCTTGCCCTGCTCAAAGACGCTCCACGCCGCGATGAGCACCACCATCACCAGTCCCACCATGCTCAGCGTCTCGACGATCGGCGAGCTGAGCGCCCGGGCCGTACGCGCTTTCATCTGATGCGCCAGCACGGTGCGGTTGATCACATTGAAGCGACGCCGCTCGTAGCCCTCCGCCTGATGCACCTTCACGACGCGCAGTCCCTGCATCGACTCGGTCAGCGCCCCGAGCATCACGCCGAATTGAAGCAGCGCCCGCTTGGACGCCCGCCGGATGCGCTTACTGAATTTGCGGATCATCACGCCCATGATCGGCAGCACCACCAGAAAGATCAGGGTGAGTTTCCAGTCCATGATGAACGCGCCGATGAGCAGGACGATGCCGACCGTGATGCCGCGCAGCGACTTGGCGGTGATGGCGTTGAACCCGCGCCCCAGTCCCTCGCAGTCGCGGACGACCCGGCTGGCCTGCTCGGCCGTCTTCTCCTGCGACGCCACCGCCATCGGCAGATGCACCAGCCGCGTGAACACCTTTTTCCGCAGGCGCATCACCGTGTTGAGCCCCATCGTGATCGTCGAGAATTCATGCAGGAACCGCCCGCACGAGCCGATCACCGCCAATACGAGAATCCCGCCCAGCGTCATCGCCAAGCCCCACCACGCATCCTTGGGCACATACGCCATGACCCACAGAACATCGACGTGCCATTGCGTGTTGAGCGCGGTGAGTTTCTGCTCGAGGATATCGTGGATCGTCGTGTTGTCTTCGATGAACTGCCGCACGACCCAGGTCAGCGAGCCGAACCCGCCCAGTTGGCACGACGCGTCGATGAGCATGCCGATGATCGCCAGCGTGACGAGCTTGCGGTATTCGAGCATGATCTTGGCGTAGCGCCAGAAGTTGGTCATCGCGTGATTCCGCCGGCTTGTGGATCGAGACGGGCCAGGTAGTCGAAGTATCGCGGAAACGTCTTGTTGACGCACGCCGGGTCGGCGATCCGCACGCCATCACTGCGCAATCCCGCCAGCGAAAACGCCATCGCCATGCGATGATCGTCATACGTCTCGATCAATGCGGGCGAAAGCTTCCCCCCGGCGGGCGGATCGATGTGAAGATCATCGCTCTCCACACGCACCGTCGCGCCCAGCTTCGTCAGTTCATCGCGCAGAGCCGCCATGCGGTCCGTCTCCTTGACGCGCAGGTTGCCGACGTTGCGAATCACCGTCGGTCCGTCGGCGAAAAGCGCCGCCACGCCGAGCGTCTGCGCCATGTCGGGCATCGCGTTCAAATCAACGTCGATCCCGCGAAGCTGGTCGGGGCCGGTGACGGTGATGGCGTTGGCTTCGACATGCACGCTCGCGCCCATGTTCGCCAGACACGTTTGGGCGAAATGCGTGTCGCCCTGAAGCGCGGTGTGGCCCAGACCGATGATGCGCATCGTGGCGCCGGCGGTGATGGCGGCGGCGGCGAGGAAATAGCTGGCGTTGGACGCATCGGGTTCGACCCACCAGTCGCGCGCCGTGTATTGACCGCGCCGGACCTGAATCGCCGGATACGCCGCGACTTTTTCGGGGGGCACGATCACGACGTCCGCCCCGAACTGTCGCATCAGGGCGAGGGTCATCTCAATGTAGGGCCAGCTTGTCACCGGGCCGTCGAAGTCGATGATCAGGTCCTGCCGCATGTACGGCCCGACGTGCAGCAGCGCGGAGATGTACTGGCTGCTGAGTGTCGGCGCGAGCGTGAGCAAGCCGCCTGCCAGGCCGCGAGCGGCGATCTCCAAAGGCGGGAAACCGTCTTCGCCGAGGTAGCGGACTTCCGCGCCGAGCGAGCGGAGCGGGTCGACCAGTTGTCCGATCGGGCGCTGGCGCATGCGGGGGATGCCGTCGAGCGTGTAGGTTCCGTGCCCGAGGCAGCACGCGGCGGTGAGGAAGCGCATCGCGGTCCCGGCGTTGCCGAGGATCAGATCAGCGTCCTTCGCAGGAATCGTCCCCGCCTTGCCGACGACGCGCACGGTGCGCTTGGGTTCATTGATGGTCAGTTCGAACCCGAGCTTGCCCAGGGCCGCCATCATCACGCGCGTATCGTCGGCGAAAAGCACATTGGTCAAAGTCGACGGCCCGTCGGCGAGCGCCGCCAGCAGCAGCGCGCGATTCGTCAGACTCTTGGACCCGGGCAGATCGTCGAGCGTGATCTGAAAGGGACCACGGAGGGGCGTGATGGGAAGGGATGAAGACATTTGAGAGTGCGGAATGGGCAGTGCGGAGTGGGGAGTACGGACCGCCAAACCCTACTTGTTGGCGCGGAAGACGGCGACGACGTTTTCGATGGGGACGACGAAGAGGCGGTTGTCGCCTTCGAAGTCGACGGGGATCGCCTGGTGCGGGTTGAAGAGCACCTTGTCGTACTGGGCGATGGGGTAGTCTTCGTCGTGGGCCACCTGGGCGCTGACGGCGACGACGCGGCCGGTCAGGGTGGGGATCTCGATTTTGTCGGGGAGGTGGATGCCGCTCTTGGTCTGCTTCTTGTCCTCGTCCTTGCGGATCAGGACGCGCTTGCCGATGGGCTCGACGGTTTCGAGAGGGGAGGTTTTGGTGGGTCGTGTATTGCTCATGATATTTTGGTCCGGCGAGCGGGGATTATACGTCAAGCGGTGCGGGCCGACCACCGCCGTCGTTTCGGTTACAATCAC containing:
- a CDS encoding sigma-70 family RNA polymerase sigma factor codes for the protein MDERLTPSEAYAQQLTSSQPALYGYIMSLVGDYDTAQDVLQQVNLVLWRKAGEFEAGTPFMAWACRVAYFEVLTARKQFARSRLVFDDALLMNLADAAAASADQSEARRKALGRCLAELSPTQRELLERHYAGDETVRAIAESMQRPLASLYQTMYRIRIALLKCIARRIEIENPGGEA
- a CDS encoding sigma-70 family RNA polymerase sigma factor, translated to MHAQSDFAEQFVRGQDRVYAFIGTLLPNRTDAEEVFQQTSLVLWRKWEQFEAGTDFVKWACTIARYEVLNYIRRGDRSPQAFSSDVIELLADERRKIDTQLDDRRVALRHCIDTLPPRQRELVEQAYSGVEAINEIATRLGQTSNALYLSLRRIRHALAECIRQRVAEGAGE
- the lipB gene encoding lipoyl(octanoyl) transferase LipB, which produces MRDIISAVTQETNTSPRFVDLGRIGYRDAFAEQQRLHAAVLAGEAEPTVLLLEHEPVITVSRRDSAMNHLLAAPAELHRLGVAVESTDRGGDITYHGPGQLVAYPILPLQRLGLNVRQYVHTLEQIVIDTLGAFDIQAGRDESACRAVGVWVGMRNGECGVRSEEKAGRPLPCTPHAALPTPNSSKIAAIGVRIQRWVSLHGLALNVTTNLEHFKLIVPCGLTRPVTSMSEQLGARCPSMEEVKSQMVKVMEKYFSLGV
- the lpxA gene encoding acyl-ACP--UDP-N-acetylglucosamine O-acyltransferase — translated: MISLMAQIHPTAIVDYPPGLADNVVVGPLCILRGKVNIGAGTRLLHRVTMQGPVNIGEKNLLYPNVCIGYAPQDFKFDSAKEGSGVVIGHSNVFREGVTVHRGSGDAGDPPTSIGDRNFFMVNSHVAHDCNVGSDIIMVNGSLLAGHVTVQNNAILGGNAAVHQFVRIGRLAMLGGGAVLTKDLPPFCVARESRGVGSLNLVGLRRSGLRDSIKPLKEGFDILYRHRHTNPRAIELIMEKLGDDPLCRELAQFVAQTKRGITSYRPSDEE
- a CDS encoding MBL fold metallo-hydrolase, with amino-acid sequence MHLCVLGSGSSGNASVLRLGSRCLLIDAGFGPRTMTKRLADLGLSLADLDAVLLTHLDTDHFQPTWFTTLLKLNIRVYCHQRHLAELYQHTVATPGGADARMLHRAGLLHPFTDIPFTLTLADGSTARVTPVNLAHDREGTTGYRIDAPTGRLGFATDLGRVTRQLVETFANVDLLAIESNYDPPMQRASARPAMLKRRIMGGSGHLSNEQAMDGIREIAARSKQPPRHIVLLHLSRQCNCPQRILELYGLQPHLAERICITNQHARTPWLSADETQLQLDGQQLHMW
- a CDS encoding ATP-binding cassette domain-containing protein, with product MTNFWRYAKIMLEYRKLVTLAIIGMLIDASCQLGGFGSLTWVVRQFIEDNTTIHDILEQKLTALNTQWHVDVLWVMAYVPKDAWWGLAMTLGGILVLAVIGSCGRFLHEFSTITMGLNTVMRLRKKVFTRLVHLPMAVASQEKTAEQASRVVRDCEGLGRGFNAITAKSLRGITVGIVLLIGAFIMDWKLTLIFLVVLPIMGVMIRKFSKRIRRASKRALLQFGVMLGALTESMQGLRVVKVHQAEGYERRRFNVINRTVLAHQMKARTARALSSPIVETLSMVGLVMVVLIAAWSVFEQGKPTYTLVGVIVMLAGSANSFKQLNGLNNTLQEAAAAADNITEVLHFPVENPPQGRMHLPRLATHKQSVAFEQVTFAYPGTTRKVLRDVSLEVPHGSICAIVGSNGSGKSTLLSLLPRLYDPDAGRILIDGTDIAKCTLKSVRKQIAMVTQDTVLFDGTIAQNISYGLRSADREAVIEAAKRAHAHAFICAMPDGYDAPIGERGQRLSGGQRQRIAIARAILRNPPILILDEATSQIDTESEAQITAALAEFVKDRTTFVIAHRLSTVVNAHKIVVMADGVIASVGTHAELLKTSDIYRVLCQTQLHGLDTASA
- the aroA gene encoding 3-phosphoshikimate 1-carboxyvinyltransferase, translating into MSSSLPITPLRGPFQITLDDLPGSKSLTNRALLLAALADGPSTLTNVLFADDTRVMMAALGKLGFELTINEPKRTVRVVGKAGTIPAKDADLILGNAGTAMRFLTAACCLGHGTYTLDGIPRMRQRPIGQLVDPLRSLGAEVRYLGEDGFPPLEIAARGLAGGLLTLAPTLSSQYISALLHVGPYMRQDLIIDFDGPVTSWPYIEMTLALMRQFGADVVIVPPEKVAAYPAIQVRRGQYTARDWWVEPDASNASYFLAAAAITAGATMRIIGLGHTALQGDTHFAQTCLANMGASVHVEANAITVTGPDQLRGIDVDLNAMPDMAQTLGVAALFADGPTVIRNVGNLRVKETDRMAALRDELTKLGATVRVESDDLHIDPPAGGKLSPALIETYDDHRMAMAFSLAGLRSDGVRIADPACVNKTFPRYFDYLARLDPQAGGITR
- a CDS encoding co-chaperone GroES encodes the protein MSNTRPTKTSPLETVEPIGKRVLIRKDEDKKQTKSGIHLPDKIEIPTLTGRVVAVSAQVAHDEDYPIAQYDKVLFNPHQAIPVDFEGDNRLFVVPIENVVAVFRANK